One genomic segment of Mastomys coucha isolate ucsf_1 unplaced genomic scaffold, UCSF_Mcou_1 pScaffold22, whole genome shotgun sequence includes these proteins:
- the Ccl25 gene encoding C-C motif chemokine 25, whose protein sequence is MKLWLFACLVAYFVGAWMPVVHAQGAFEDCCLGYHPRIKWSILRHARSYHKQEVSGSCNLRAVRFYFRHKVVCGNPEDMDVKRAIRMLTTGKRPVHNPRKNISDSQTERKKSNHMKSKVENPSSTSMRNATLGHSRMAMSRKTNN, encoded by the exons ATGAAACTGTGGCTTTTTGCCTGCCTGGTTGCCTATTTTGTTGGGGCCTGGATGCCGGTTGTCCATGCCCAAG GTGCCTTTGAAGACTGCTGCCTGGGTTACCACCCCAGGATCAAATGGAGTATTCTCAGGCATGCTAGGAGTTACCACAAGCAGGAAGTGAGTGGAAGCTGCAACCTACGTGCAGTGAG ATTCTATTTCCGCCACAAAGTAGTATGTGGGAATCCAGAGGACATGGATGTGAAGAGGGCAATAAGGATGTTGACAACTGGGAAAAGGCCAGTCCACAATCCCCGGAAGAACATCTCAG ACTCTCAGAccgaaaggaagaagtcaaaccaTATGAAGTCCAAGGTGGAGAACCCCAGCAGCACAAGCATGAGGAATGCTACCCTAGGTCATTCCAG GATGGCGATGTCCAGAAAAACCAACAATTAA